A genomic segment from Nicotiana tabacum cultivar K326 chromosome 7, ASM71507v2, whole genome shotgun sequence encodes:
- the LOC107828657 gene encoding uncharacterized protein LOC107828657, whose amino-acid sequence MDCNKEEAIRARGIAEKKMENRDFIGAKKFVSKAQELFPNLENIEQMVLVCDVHCSAENKTFGNEKNWYNILKVEPTADDSIIRKQYRRLALLLHPDKNKFPGAADAFTLIGEAQMVLLDREKRMLYNSRRIPSGRSQVPMQQTSCGQPDIRSHPWVQNKFRVKSEFMNQNGTQSGVPRSQPTFWTVCPFCSVKYKYYKTMLNKLLWCQNCKKSYTGHEVNASDATPGTNRSQPASKKNGTTNQDHVKDSSQYTSMSSATKRSCQNKAADEFIQSELPSEVGQESNGNGNSENAYGKMNEGLSREYKRKNTKRKNISAESSENCDSSTSIDSEDDINSEECDHPPRQTSQCLSEQNRRRSTRSRQRVTYRTNLSGEEEEEDPSAQNLSEAATPNGENKKLKESFSSEEYLPNTGQEAENANAKAGVPEKGCGQTFDLPSDLGPSNMTEPETFEYPDPDFSDFEKDREESCFKVGQVWAVYDTLDAMPRFYAVIRKIFSPAFKLHITWLEPDPLDKNETKWLSEGFPASCGRFKLGNSEFAEDHPMFSHLACAKNESSCSNTMKIFPRQGETWAIFKDWAMKWYSHIESKKKYSYEFVEVLSDYADDIGVHVAYLGKVKGFTCLFDRAAKKLGERGPFLIPAKEIFRFSHRVPSFKMTGMERNDVPEGSFELDPASLPIDQLGISVSADLDVEHGNAYNDVSCPRSPAKRVRREAPSLPKSNTGFEDYPVSTMNSEPMAKFDKDTSTVDRMERWDAKPHGLLSSADGVEVKLKSKGDTSSVDLRGKSDGNAHPADRRSRINLRNNLSLDQRETANRMTYNRMSSVNSAENCVVSVANEVPEPEFYNFDAERSVEKFQVGQFWAIYSDEDAMPRYFGQIQKIDPIPNFMLHVAWLYACLPPKGIIQWRDKTMPIGCGMLKFQNRKLHKYRETNAFSHQVGAQPMEKKGVYKIFPRAGEVWAVYKNWSAQLKCGKLEDCEYEIVEVVDVTDKYISVKFLIRVNGFKSVYKPQVKEEENGTVKISLAEQLRFSHQIPAFRLTKERGGIVRGFWELDPAAMPVYLLCTD is encoded by the coding sequence ATGGACTGCAACAAAGAAGAGGCGATCAGGGCTAGAGGGATTGCCGAAAAGAAGATGGAAAATAGAGATTTCATTGGAGCTAAAAAGTTTGTATCTAAAGCCCAGGAGCTCTTTCCTAATCTGGAGAACATTGAGCAGATGGTTTTGGTTTGTGACGTACATTGCTCTGCGGAGAATAAAACTTTTGGAAATGAGAAAAACTGGTACAATATTCTTAAAGTGGAGCCAACAGCTGATGATTCTATTATCAGGAAGCAATACCGCAGGTTAGCTCTCTTGCTACATCCTGATAAGAACAAGTTCCCTGGTGCAGCTGATGCCTTTACGCTGATTGGTGAAGCTCAAATGGTGCTTTTGGATCGAGAAAAACGAATGTTGTATAACAGTAGGCGCATTCCTTCAGGAAGATCTCAAGTACCAATGCAGCAAACAAGCTGCGGCCAGCCAGATATCAGGTCACATCCTTGGGTACAAAACAAGTTCAGAGTCAAATCGGAATTCATGAATCAGAATGGCACTCAATCAGGAGTGCCTAGAAGCCAACCAACTTTTTGGACTGTATGTCCATTCTGTTCTGTTAAGTATAAGTATTATAAGACCATGTTGAATAAGCTTTTGTGGTGTCAAAACTGTAAAAAGTCCTACACAGGTCATGAAGTAAATGCTTCAGATGCAACACCCGGAACCAATAGGAGTCAGCCTGCTTCCAAGAAGAATGGTACAACAAACCAAGATCATGTTAAAGATAGCTCCCAATACACTAGTATGAGCTCTGCAACCAAGAGAAGTTGTCAGAATAAGGCTGCTGATGAATTTATACAGTCAGAGCTTCCCTCAGAGGTTGGTCAGGAGTCTAATGGCAACGGAAACTCAGAAAATGCATATGGAAAAATGAACGAGGGCTTATCAAGGGAATATAAAAGGAAAAACACAAAGAGAAAGAATATATCAGCAGAATCTAGTGAAAATTGTGATTCATCAACGAGCATAGATTCTGAAGACGATATAAATAGTGAAGAGTGTGATCATCCGCCTAGGCAGACCTCTCAATGTCTCAGTGAGCAGAACCGGCGAAGATCTACTCGGTCTAGACAGCGCGTCACTTACCGTACGAATCTAagtggtgaagaagaagaagaagacccTTCGGCTCAAAATTTGTCTGAGGCAGCAACTCCCAATGGGGAAAATAAGAAATTAAAGGAAAGTTTTTCCTCTGAAGAGTACTTGCCGAACACAGGGCAGGAAGCTGAGAATGCAAATGCAAAAGCGGGTGTACCTGAAAAAGGCTGTGGACAAACCTTTGATCTTCCCTCAGATCTAGGGCCTTCTAATATGACTGAGCCAGAAACGTTTGAATATCCAGACCCAGATTTTAGTGATTTTGAAAAGGATAGGGAGGAATCTTGCTTTAAGGTTGGACAAGTATGGGCTGTTTATGATACTCTGGATGCCATGCCGAGATTCTATGCAGTCATCAGGAAGATTTTCTCTCCTGCATTTAAGTTGCACATTACTTGGTTAGAGCCCGATCCGCTGGATAAAAATGAAACCAAATGGCTATCTGAGGGCTTTCCAGCTTCTTGCGGTAGGTTCAAACTGGGAAACTCAGAATTCGCTGAAGATCATCCTATGTTCTCACATTTGGCATGTGCAAAAAATGAAAGTAGCTGTTCCAATACGATGAAGATATTTCCACGGCAAGGAGAAACTTGGGCAATCTTTAAAGATTGGGCTATGAAATGGTATTCTCATATTGAGAGCAAGAAAAAGTACAGTTACGAGTTTGTTGAGGTGTTGTCAGACTATGCTGATGATATTGGTGTTCATGTTGCATACTTGGGTAAAGTAAAAGGCTTCACTTGTCTTTTTGATCGAGCTGCAAAAAAATTAGGGGAAAGGGGCCCATTTCTAATTCCTGCCAAGGAGATATTTAGATTCTCTCATAGAGTTCCTTCATTTAAGATGACAGGCATGGAGAGGAATGATGTTCCTGAAGGATCCTTCGAACTAGACCCTGCTTCTTTACCCATTGACCAACTAGGCATTTCTGTGTCTGCAGATCTTGATGTCGAGCATGGGAATGCATACAATGATGTCTCTTGTCCTAGATCTCCAGCAAAGAGGGTGAGACGAGAGGCACCTTCTTTGCCAAAATCAAACACAGGGTTTGAAGACTATCCGGTTTCTACAATGAATTCAGAACCGATGGCAAAGTTTGATAAAGATACATCAACTGTAGACAGGATGGAACGATGGGATGCTAAGCCTCACGGCCTTTTATCTTCTGCAGATGGGGTGGAAGTGAAGCTAAAATCCAAAGGAGATACATCTTCTGTTGATCTGAGGGGGAAATCTGATGGAAATGCACATCCTGCTGATAGACGATCCAGAATTAACTTAAGAAATAATTTATCCTTAGACCAAAGAGAGACAGCTAACCGTATGACGTACAATCGCATGAGTTCGGTAAATTCTGCAGAAAACTGTGTTGTATCAGTAGCTAATGAGGTTCCTGAACCCGAATTCTACAACTTTGATGCTGAGAGATCAGTGGAGAAGTTTCAAGTTGGTCAATTTTGGGCAATTTACAGTGATGAAGATGCCATGCCGAGGTACTTTGGCCAGATACAGAAGATAGATCCTATCCCCAATTTTATGTTGCATGTGGCATGGCTTTATGCCTGTCTGCCACCGAAAGGCATAATACAGTGGCGTGATAAAACAATGCCAATTGGTTGTGGCATGTTAAAGTTTCAAAATAGAAAGCTGCACAAATATCGGGAAACCAATGCTTTTTCGCATCAAGTAGGAGCACAACCTATGGAGAAGAAGGGTGTCTACAAGATCTTCCCCAGAGCAGGTGAAGTTTGGGCAGTTTATAAAAACTGGAGTGCTCAGCTGAAATGCGGCAAACTGGAAGATTGTGAGTATGAAATTGTTGAAGTTGTGGATGTTACTGATAAGTACATATCCGTAAAGTTCTTAATACGGGTAAACGGTTTCAAgtctgtctacaagcctcaagtgaaagaagaggaaaatggaaCAGTGAAAATATCTCTAGCCGAGCAACTCAGGTTCTCTCATCAAATTCCTGCTTTTCGCCTGACAAAAGAGAGAGGTGGCATCGTGCGAGGTTTCTGGGAGCTTGATCCAGCAGCAATGCCTGTTTATTTACTTTGTACAGACTGA